CAGGATGCGCTTCGCCTGCTCCTGGTCGGCCATTTTGAAACCGAAGTGCTTCTCGATCATCACCACGAGCTGAAGGGCATCCACGGAGTCCAACCCGACTCCCGCAGGGCCGAAGAGCGGGGTGTCATCGCCGATGTCATCTGCCGACATGTCGAGCATCAGCTCGCTGATCATGAGTTCCTTG
Above is a genomic segment from Prosthecobacter sp. containing:
- a CDS encoding phosphopantetheine-binding protein, with the protein product MPTRQRLKELMISELMLDMSADDIGDDTPLFGPAGVGLDSVDALQLVVMIEKHFGFKMADQEQAKRILHSVNTIAEAVDQKAAA